Proteins from one Malania oleifera isolate guangnan ecotype guangnan chromosome 4, ASM2987363v1, whole genome shotgun sequence genomic window:
- the LOC131154087 gene encoding derlin-2.2: MAQAVEEWYKQMPIITRSYLTAAIVTTIGCSLDIISPYHLYLNPRLVVKQYQFWRLITNFLYFRKMDLDFLFHMFFLARYCKLLEENSFRGRTADFFYMLLFGATILTGIVLIGGMIPYVSESFAKIIFLSNSLTFMMVYVWSKQNPFIHMSFLGLFTFTAAYLPWVLLGFSVLVGASAWVDLLGMIAGHAYYFLEDVYPRMTGRRPLRTPSFIKSLFADEAVVVARPANVRFAPPPVEEVHRD, translated from the exons ATGGCTCAAGCTGTTGAAGAATGGTACAAGCAGATGCCCATCATCACCCGCTCCTATCTCACAGCCGCTATCGTCACCACCATCGGCTGTTCGCTCGAT ATAATTTCTCCCTATCATCTGTACTTGAACCCTAGACTTGTGGTGAAGCAGTATCAGTTCTGGCGCCTAATCACCAATTTCTTGTACTTCCGCAAAATGG ATTTGGACTTTCTTTTCCACATGTTCTTTCTTGCGCGATATTGCAAGCTTCTTGAAGAGAACTCTTTCAGAGGAAGGACAGCTGATTTCTTTTACATGCTTTTATTTGGTGCCACCATTTTGACTGGGATTGTTCTAATTGGGGGGATGATACCTTATGTATCAGAATCATTCGCAAAAATTATATTCCTTAGCAACTCATTGACATTCATGATG GTTTATGTGTGGAGCAAGCAAAATCCTTTTATTCATATGAGTTTCTTGGGTCTCTTTACCTTCACAGCAGCCTATCTACCATGG GTTCTTTTGGGATTTTCTGTCCTTGTTGGCGCGAGTGCTTGGGTAGATCTACTG GGAATGATAGCTGGTCATGCCTACTATTTCCTTGAAGATGTTTATCCAAGGATGACCGGTCGCCGGCCCCTACGAACTCCTTCATTTATCAAGTCACTGTTTGCAGATGAGGCTGTTGTGGTGGCTCGGCCTGCGAACGTGAGATTTGCTCCCCCACCAGTAGAGGAAGTCCACAGAGACTAG
- the LOC131154086 gene encoding tobamovirus multiplication protein 1 has product MTRMLLNSTSMEFRGLASNWWDEINDSVRWQDGIFYSLCAAYALVSSVALIQLVRIELRVPEYGWTTQKVFHLMNFIVNGVRAIVFGFHKQVFLLQHKVLILVLLDLPGLLFFSTYTLLVLFWAEIYHQARSLPTDKLRIVYISVNGAIYFIQVCVWVYIWIDDSSVAEFIGKIFIAVVSFMAALGFLLYGGRLFFMLRRFPIESKGRRKKLHEVGSVTAICFTCFLIRCLVVVLSAFDSDASLDVLDHPVLNLIYYMLVEILPSALVLYILRKLPPKRISAQYHPIR; this is encoded by the exons ATGACTAGAATGCTCCTGAACTCGACGTCCATGGAGTTCAGAGGTCTGGCTTCGAACTGGTGGGACGAGATCAACGACTCGGTCCGTTGGCAGGACGGGATCTTCTACTCCCTCTGTGCTGCTTATGCCCTAGTTTCTTCCGTTGCTTTG ATTCAATTGGTGAGGATTGAACTGAGAGTTCCTGAATATGGTTGGACCACGCAGAAAGTTTTCCATCTCATGAACTTCATTGTAAATGGAG TCCGTGCAATTGTTTTTGGCTTCCACAAGCAGGTCTTTCTTTTGCAACATAAG GTGCTGATTTTGGTGCTGTTGGATCTCCCTGGACTTCTGTTCTTCTCTACGTACACACTTCTTGTCCTATTCTGGGCAGAGATATATCACCAG GCAAGAAGTTTACCTACCGATAAGCTCAGGATTGTTTATATTTCAGTCAATGGTGCGATTTACTTTATACAG GTTTGTGTCTGGGTGTATATCTGGATAGATGACAGCAGTGTTGCGGAATTCATTGGAAAAATATTCATTGCAG TCGTATCATTCATGGCTGCATTGGGTTTCTTGCTGTATGGAGGAAG GTTATTTTTCATGCTGAGACGCTTCCCTATTGAGTCTAAAGGGAGAAGGAAAAAGCTTCACGAG GTTGGATCTGTTACGGCTATATGTTTCACTTGCTTTCTTATAAGATGCTTGGTG GTTGTTTTATCCGCTTTTGATTCGGATGCATCACTAGATGTGTTGGATCATCCTGTCTTGAACTTGATCTACTACATG CTGGTTGAGATTCTACCATCAGCTCTTGTTCTCTACATCCTGCGGAAGTTGCCTCCCAAAAGAATATCGGCACAGTATCACCCCATCCGTTAG